From the genome of Medicago truncatula cultivar Jemalong A17 chromosome 2, MtrunA17r5.0-ANR, whole genome shotgun sequence:
taaaacaatacagGACAATGAGCCTTCTGATTTTAGCATAAGTATCAGTAAGGATCTAAAATGGCCGACAAACATTATGTCATTACagcgttttaaaatgaatttaatcaTGAAGCATGTTCATATCTTAAATTCTTAGAATGTACCACGATGCACCCAATCAGTTATACATAACAAATAGTGTTGTCAATGCGGATCATGGAAAATTGTGGTATGTTCAAATCCCGCTATAAACAGTGTGACAGCAGCTATATCCGCAACTTGAAAaaattttgtactaaatagcgcACTGCAGAATAATAGTGCTTTTTGCAAATGCCGCTGCACTATGGCGGCTATTCAACAttgataacaaataaaaaagataccTTGGTTGAAGTTGGCTAGTTTGAGTCTCTTTCAACTCCATGCATGGATTGCATACTAGTTTTGACTCACCCTTGTTAGATTCAGAAATTGACCCTACAAACAGTTCAtcaaaattacatatttaatcAACAGGATAGCAAATTACATAGTGTCACAGCTAGGGAAGCAAGTGTGTGCATTTCAAACCTCTGCAATTGAAACAGATATTAGAATTCTGCATAGTGAAATCACCCAGGACCATTTGGACCACTTTATCCAATGTGTCCAACGGAAGACTTGAACAGGCATTCATGACATCCCGAAGGAGTTTTCTATTCTCAAGGTAAGTATACTCCGGAGGACGTTTATTAGCACTACCAGCATGCAACTCAAAAACATTCGGCGAGACAACCTACTctcaacaaaaaacaacaaatggCAAAAAAACTACATTACTAACCTACAAGATGCTAAACctacacaaacaaaaaaaacaaccatCCCTCCATTTACTTGCCTGATTCCCCTTACAACTCCCACAAAAGCACAAAATCCCGGCATCTTTAATCACACCTTGTAAATCCTTTTCTCCTGGTTTACGCGCCTACACAGCAATCACGAATAAACTCATATGACACTAATGCACcacaagaagagaaaaaaaaactcctaaCATCATTCACAATTTCACAAACAAGACCAAAATCAAAAGTTCAAAACAATATACCTTTTGTCCCTTGACATATCTCACTTTCAATCCCTCCAGAATCCCAGTAGCAAGAAGATCCTTCAACTTGACAGGAAACCTCTTACCAGAACCTCCCTCCATTGTTTGGTCacaagaagagagagagatggaTTTGATTTGCATGTGCAGAGGgagttatatatatagtatgaATGAAGTGCCAACTCATTAATAACTGTTAACCATTTAAAAATCCTTTCAAGTTCTTTTTTGGTATCTAATTCCTTTTAGTTATGACTATACCATTTGAAACCTGCCAACTTATCAATAACTGTTATCACTTTTGAGTTTTAaggtaaaacaacattataaattttgggaattattttgaaaatagtaatGGATCATATATTTTGGAGTTTATGTTACTAACTTACCATGTCAGTAACTATACCATAACAGAAAACTACCAACTAATCAATAGCTGTTAACCATTTAAAAATCCTTTAAAGTTCTTTTTTGGTATCTAATTCTTTTTAGTTATGACTATACCATTTGgggattattttgaaaatagtaatAGATCATATATTTTGGAATTTATGCAACTAACTTGCCATGTCAGTAACTATCTAATTCATGACAGCTAGACTACAGTGTACTCTATTAAGAAGCAAGTTATAAATTACAACTCATTAATAATTGTTAACAACTGAAAAGTTCTTTCATTTTTGGTAGTATCTagtaaatttccaaaaatgGTAAGAGACCCTTGCTTTGCAGGTCAATCACTGAATTATTTATGCAGCACAAGATCTATTTTTCATGGGACAATTAGGTAGTTGCCATTGTTGTGATCAAACATATAGTACTAAATAGCGGATCATGAAACTATTGCGCAATAACAACACTATTGCGGTATTGCCTCTATTTGAGAACATTTTTGTCAACTACTGTCACGACCCAAATTAGATCATGACCGGCGCACAAACTTGGACTCTAGTTTGG
Proteins encoded in this window:
- the LOC25487460 gene encoding uncharacterized protein, which gives rise to MQIKSISLSSCDQTMEGGSGKRFPVKLKDLLATGILEGLKVRYVKGQKARKPGEKDLQGVIKDAGILCFCGSCKGNQVVSPNVFELHAGSANKRPPEYTYLENRKLLRDVMNACSSLPLDTLDKVVQMVLGDFTMQNSNICFNCRGSISESNKGESKLVCNPCMELKETQTSQLQPRSKKKREEGPKTTSAETSSQKRKGRPPGSGGGRFTERIVSPITPAQTLGSSVHGTIDGKFDDGYIVTVDLGSEQLKGVLYHVSSNASKDSSIGGLSEEKVER